A single genomic interval of Nitratidesulfovibrio sp. SRB-5 harbors:
- a CDS encoding radical SAM protein has translation MASSNIRPHLVVADENGEIYDHPDLLMVCRRGHEFALPRPDELMPLPDESELFLLPGRRAVGLDPETGEAVGMDELAVAAFAAPAHTLTAHPAYVSEADAPTLPLFAYGAVGFANGRFYVCAKRVDESNRQVFRGVHRRKVEQTARELMRRYPDNRLMQHLTAKCALTYSCPAARNLCLGRYEAPLPVSRACNARCVGCISQQEAGSRICATPQNRMAFTPTAAEIVEVMRHHARNEVAEPVFSFGQGCEGEPLTEAPLIEEAVRLFRAEGGRGTVNLNSNASLPGAVERIAGVGLTSLRVSLNSAREEPYNRYYRPHGYTLADVRESIATARRNGVFVSLNLLYFPGITDTEPELEALLDMVRTCGVSFIQLRNLNIDPEMYLELLLGIEFGPNMGLVNFRKRLRRECPWLGFGYFNPYLGDRADLEERGVPLPGQWHPTPLADLLRDAPEASPDRDTPDADSSVTAEDLSGVEDTEPDDAHEGLPEGHLEAGPHEGVPDDDDHICGCED, from the coding sequence ATGGCCTCATCCAATATCCGTCCCCATCTTGTCGTGGCCGACGAAAACGGCGAAATCTACGACCATCCGGACCTGCTGATGGTCTGTCGGCGCGGGCACGAATTCGCCCTGCCCCGTCCCGACGAACTGATGCCCCTGCCCGACGAGAGCGAGCTATTCCTGCTGCCGGGCCGCCGCGCCGTGGGGCTGGACCCGGAAACCGGCGAGGCCGTGGGCATGGACGAACTGGCCGTGGCCGCATTTGCCGCGCCCGCGCACACCTTGACCGCGCACCCCGCCTACGTCAGCGAAGCGGACGCCCCCACCCTGCCCCTGTTCGCATACGGGGCCGTGGGCTTTGCCAACGGGCGCTTCTACGTTTGCGCCAAGCGGGTGGACGAATCCAATCGCCAGGTGTTCCGGGGCGTCCACCGCAGGAAGGTGGAACAGACCGCCCGCGAACTGATGCGCCGCTACCCGGACAACCGGCTGATGCAGCACCTGACCGCCAAGTGCGCCCTTACCTATTCCTGCCCCGCCGCGCGCAACCTGTGCCTTGGCCGGTACGAGGCGCCGCTGCCCGTTTCTCGCGCGTGCAATGCCCGTTGCGTGGGCTGCATCTCGCAACAGGAGGCGGGGTCGCGCATTTGCGCCACCCCGCAGAACCGCATGGCCTTCACCCCCACGGCGGCGGAAATCGTGGAAGTGATGCGCCACCATGCCCGCAACGAGGTGGCGGAACCGGTCTTTTCCTTCGGCCAGGGCTGCGAGGGCGAACCGCTGACCGAGGCCCCCCTGATAGAGGAAGCGGTGCGCCTGTTCCGCGCCGAGGGCGGACGCGGCACGGTGAACCTGAATTCCAACGCCTCGCTGCCGGGCGCCGTGGAGCGCATTGCCGGGGTGGGCCTTACCTCGCTGCGGGTCAGCCTGAACAGCGCCCGCGAAGAACCGTACAACCGCTACTACCGCCCGCACGGCTACACCCTGGCCGATGTGCGCGAAAGCATCGCCACCGCGCGGCGCAACGGGGTGTTCGTCTCGCTGAACCTGCTGTATTTCCCCGGCATCACCGACACCGAGCCGGAACTGGAAGCCCTGCTGGACATGGTCCGCACCTGCGGGGTCAGCTTCATCCAGTTGCGCAACCTGAACATCGACCCCGAAATGTACCTGGAACTGCTGCTGGGCATCGAATTCGGCCCCAACATGGGCCTGGTCAACTTCCGCAAGCGGCTGCGCCGGGAATGCCCGTGGCTGGGCTTCGGCTACTTCAACCCGTACCTGGGCGACCGGGCGGACCTGGAGGAACGGGGCGTCCCCCTGCCCGGCCAATGGCACCCCACCCCGCTGGCCGACCTGCTGCGCGACGCGCCGGAGGCCAGCCCCGACAGGGACACCCCTGATGCCGACAGCTCCGTGACGGCGGAAGACCTTTCCGGCGTGGAGGACACCGAGCCTGACGACGCCCACGAAGGCCTGCCCGAAGGGCACCTGGAAGCCGGGCCGCACGAAGGTGTCCCGGACGACGACGATCATATCTGCGGCTGCGAGGACTGA